TCCGCAGTTGCCCGCAATATCACGAAATCTCCCGTCAACGACTTATACGGTGTTTTCAACGACCCTGGGCGCTGCTCCGACAGGAACGTCACATATAGCCGCGTCTGCGGCGTCGGCTCGATTCCGGCAAACGGATTCTCCGCCGCCAGCTTCTGAATCTCCGCCAACGGCCGTACCACGACTCCGATCTTGCGCCCGAACTTTTCCGCCAGGATCGATGCGACGTGAGCCGCAATCTTCGTCGGCGCTGCAGGTTTGGCGTCAAACAACACGTTGCCGCTGGCCAGGACCGTCTTAACGTTGGCAAATCCGTTGGCTGCCAGGACCGCACGCAGCGCATCCATCTTGATGATGACCTTGCCGCCGACATTGATGCCGCGCAGGAAGGCGACATAGCGATTGGCCGTCGCGCTACTCTTCGAAGCTTTCGCTCGTTCCGTCACTTACTGCTACTCCTGATCGTCAAGTCTCGAACAGTACGAATACGCGCGGAAGACGTCGTCAATGGGACCAGCCAAGAACTCGACAAA
The nucleotide sequence above comes from Candidatus Zixiibacteriota bacterium. Encoded proteins:
- a CDS encoding DUF1697 domain-containing protein, whose translation is MTERAKASKSSATANRYVAFLRGINVGGKVIIKMDALRAVLAANGFANVKTVLASGNVLFDAKPAAPTKIAAHVASILAEKFGRKIGVVVRPLAEIQKLAAENPFAGIEPTPQTRLYVTFLSEQRPGSLKTPYKSLTGDFVILRATADTVFSVLTLSERTGTTDALKILETQFGREITTRNWNTIQKIVSA